The sequence below is a genomic window from Oreochromis niloticus isolate F11D_XX linkage group LG3, O_niloticus_UMD_NMBU, whole genome shotgun sequence.
atatatatatatatatatataatatatatatatatatatatacatatatatatatatatatatatatatatatatataatatatatatatatatatatatatatatatatatatatatatatatatatatatatatatacttactgtactgtgtatatacttactcccgacttactgtgcatgcttcagtcaccccttgcatgggaacaggtaaaagtgatggagtgttatgtcaaactacacacaaaaaaacccacaatgtcaataaatgtcacagtacaaaaaggggtgtgacgagggggtgcaggaccaccacctgtctttatttgctctgcccttttcttggttgctgttataaacaaacaaacagattattccagggtctcttgtcatagactaaaagcaatataagtgataaatattaccattctgtggaatattcttatatttcacttttactttttcccatgttctagtgggtcctgttgtggctctaatgtgaaagaggatatgatgtaatataatataatgtggtataatataatatcacatgatataatgtaatatcatggatcacttacgagtttaatttgtcagcaactttctgccagccctctctccttgcttttgcagcctttgcagtgttcccctgcgtttagactctgaaactcctgatatccctcaatcaagagttcttggtctgctgccgtgaaatactgtgcgcgctccttcgacatcttcgccgaccaatcacagggttgccgatcaatgtttctactatcgatgcgtagccccttttaagccacccagtgatctcagattacttcatccagctatactaatcgtcaacaacaggtgtgttcggagaaccggattagcgagctcaaagttagcgcgatgatttgatcttggatgtgtcatttgatcttggatgtagtaagcgaggtacgaagaacgggccccagagcaccttcttccacatgtttgctgtgtcccccacatggcttgtggcaaactgcaaacgggacttcttatggttttctgttaacaatggctttcttcttgccactcttccatgaaggccaactttgtgcagtgcacgactaatagttgtcctatggacagattcccccacctgagctgtagatctctgcagctcgtccagagtcaccatgggcctctcggctgcatttctgatcagcgctcttctggttcggcctgtgagtttaggtggatggccttgtcttggtaggtttacagttgtgccatacttcttccatttctgaatgatggcttgaacagtgctccgtgggatgttcaagacttgggaaatctttttgtagcctaagcctgctttaaatttctcaataactttatccctgacctatctggtgtgttctttggacttgatggtgttgttgctcccaatattctcttagacaacctctgaggctgtcacagagcagctgtatttgtactgacattagattacacacaggtgcactctatttagtcattagcactcatcaggcaatttCTATGGGacactgactgcactcagaccaaaggggacTGAaaaattacgcacaccccacttttcagttatttatttgtaaaagatgtttggaatcatgtatgattttcattccacttctcacgtgtacaccactttgtattggtctttcatgtggaattccaataaaattgattcatgtttgtggctgtaatgtgacaaaatgtgggaaagttcaagggggccgaatacttttgcaagccactgtatatagaAATCCTCTTACTGTTCTGCTGATGGTCAGCTAactcctcctgcttcattctcctcaggaagTCTAGTGTGATCTTCACAAttgcctctctgctgctgctctttggTCCATTATCTCCCCACTGGCTCTCTAAGCATTCTGAGTGATCTGGACTAAGAATCTCTgaatcttcttctgctttttcttcagaaaagtgatgatgttgtcctccagcagctggaacagaatactttatgaatgacccaatcagactgaaatcatggagccaaacatcagatccatgttagacacactgacaatccactggtctacagagcagcatggagatgactgtgaacagaatagatgtaaaagtagttgttgtacatgtacagaccataaatatggagtccaggcgtgtttgatgctgctgggcagactgaccactgggaatATGTCCCCTTTTTATATCCTACTTTTCTGTTTGAGCTGAtgcttcatctttttttctgtcacagGTATATGAGAGAGCCACACTTGGAAGATCAGTAGACCCCCTCAAATACTTGGCAGCACATCAGACACTTCCAACAAATCCAACAGTGTGGAAACTGGCAGATATCTGTTTATTCCTGCATCACCAGTGCCAGGTGAAATTAGATTTTCTAAAGCTGCTGGGCTGCTGAGCCAGAGGAGGAGTCCACTGAGGCTGCCACAGGAGAGACAAAATGATTTTGGATGAAAAACCTGTGAAAAAAATCAATCTTTCACCTGCTTCTGTCAATAAACATTCCTAATGTACCACATTATTCGCCAAATGACTGATTAATCAAAGTTGATCAAAGATCAAAGACTCGAAGCTTTGAATGTTTTTGGGTGTAAATAGAAGTAAAGCCTCCAAGCTTAATGAGGCTTCACCTGCCCACCACAACATGTTTCTTCACAATTCATAAGCCTCCCCTCAATAAGGCTCCACAGTAACTTCCCTTTTCATCCAAGCTGATGTTCAGTGTGAAACAGCTGGATTAAAGCAGTACAGGATTCACTGTTTCTATCACATTAACTCTCAGAGGCACTAAAAGGAGCTTTAAACCACAGGGCTTTTCTCTGCCAGCTCTACAGTGTGGGGGCTGAGTCCAGCTAATATGTATGTGGGCGGGGCATCTCCACACCTCTGAAAAAGGTTTATCTTTAAAATAATGTGTGTGCAATTATTAGATTaatagtagtttttttttttcagttttagagCCAAAGATCAGTAAATACATTCCTCAATGAGACTGAATGAAGGAACAACACATGCtttcgctgtgcaagaaactgcacaatgacaataaaaagctctaagtctcTAAGTCTTGAGAACAGCACACGTGGTCATGACATGACACATGATTAAAAAGCAGCATCCAACCATTATAATGTGGCTTCTTTTATTCCAAACGAGCACACATGCACTTATAAAAGAAAAGAGCCAATGTCattgttatcatttttatttatatagcacatttaattacaacagCAACACTGAACAAAGTGTTGTACGGAAATACAAAATAACTCATACCaaataatttataataataGTACCAATTACCAAATAACTCTCATAATCTATTAAAAAGTCAGTgaatgcaaatgtttttttgtaGATGAAATTTGAAAATATTGACAGTAGAAGCCTGTCTGATGAGTAAGGGGTTGAAATCCTTGATCACCTCTGTAAACCAGCCTAGACCCTGCTATGGCTAAAAGCAAAGAATCATTATCATTTGATCTAAGAGATCTAGAAGGTGGATAAGGCTGCAAGAGGTCAAATACTGACCCAAAAGCCTGTCCATTCAGGGCTCTTTAAGTCAATAATAaaattttgaaatcaattcagATGTGAAAAAAGGAAGCCAGTAAAGAGAGGCAAGCACCAGGGAACTAAGTTAACATCTTTATTTCGTGTCAGAAAACGAGTTGCAGCACTTTGGACCAACTGCCTTTGGACCAACTGCAGCCTTGCAAGGTAGGTCTGACTAGCTCCAACATATAcggagttacagtagtccagctgGGATGTAATGGAAGCATGTATCAGCTGTTCAAAGtttttagaatataaaaatGATTTCACCTTGGATAAAAGCCTCAGTTTGAAAAAGCATCTGAGCTAATCTGTTTTTCAAAGGTGAAATTGCTGTCAAATATAGCCCACAAATTTTTGCCATTCGACTTAATAAAAGGCTCAAGACTGTGTAGATTAAAATGAGATGTGCTGGGATTACCACTTGGTTCAAACACCATCACTTCGGTTTTGTTCTCATAAACATTAAGGAAGTTAGAGGCCATCCAGACTTTAATTTCATCAACAGACTGAAGGAAAGTTAAAAGTGGAGGAGAACAGCTTCTCTTCAGTTGAAGAGAATTCTGAATGTCATCGGTGTATGAATGGAAACAAGCATGTAAACGCAGAATAAAATTGGCCCCAATATAGATCCCCGAGGAACACCACAAGTACAGGGAGCTGAGGAAGACATTAAATCTCCAAAACCCCCTGTTTGACGGCTATGACATGACCTGAATgtgtcattattttttttagctctAGACTGTGAAGACCAATAAAGGTTCTCCattcacttaaacagtcagatCCAAAGTGTGATGAAAAAAACGTGACCTTTTTGGAAGCATTACTGTAGTATATAATACCTGTAaaaggtttggacacacctttcttatttaatgttgttttctttatttccacGACGTTTACATTGAAGATTCttactgaaggcatcaaaactacaaataaacacatatggaaGTATGTACTAAAGACAGCACAGAAGCATGTTGGTTAGCATAGTTCCACTATCAGGCCAGGGACTTTCTGTGTGGTTTCTATGTTCTCTCCGGGTATTCctgcttcctcccacatttccaaGAGTCAAaaagttagtggggttaggttaattggtaattctATATTTTCACATGAATaagaatggttgtctgtgtcagactggcaacctgtccagggtgtaccctgtccctcaccctaagacagctgggataggctccagatCTTCTGACTAGGAAGAGGATGGGACAAAATAGTgtgaaataacttaaaaaatgttttatattttatattcttgaAAATAGCTGccttttgctttgattactgctttgcactagtaaaataattataaaaaataaatgtcaggGGGTGGGTCTGTGACcctgcattttcatttgttttttgatCTTCTTTCTTATATTTTGAACATAATGTTAAGTTCTAGGTTCATTATTTAGTTGCCTCAAGTTTAATCTATTTATGTTTCACTTACATCTTCTGGTTAGTCTCATGTATTTCTTGTCTTTGATTTCAGGTTGTCAGGTGTGTATTAtcatgtctgcgtctcatgtttcctgttttattttgaaggtttgTGTCCCCTGTCAGAGCAGTTGGCGTCGCTTCCTTTTCTCGTTATGTCAGATTAGTGttagctgtttccccatgtttATCCACTTCCCCCAACcacccttgtgtgtatttagtctgtgtttctgttgttcttgtcaTGTTTCCATGCTTCTGTGTCTCCAGGGTTTTCCAAGTACAGGTTTTTGCCACGTTCAAGGTTTTGTTCTTCGTCTTTTGTgtttcacatttattttctcCCAGTTCGGTTGAAGTTAGTTTCTTCCTAGTGTatatgctttttgtttttgtaccttTCTTATCAGTCATATTAACCAGCTTGCTTTTTGTTATATTCAAGTTTTCTTCCTCGTTCCTTCGTGTCTGCATTTCGGATCCGGTCCTCAAATTTATACAGTCAGCTTCgcagccagactgtgacaataaatccccaacagtatcaccagcaaagcaccatcacacctccttcTCCATGCTTCCGTTCTCCTTTTCTGCATCACACAAAGACATGtcaggtggaaccaaagatttcatcagaccaaagcacagatttccactggtctaatgtccattgtttgtgtttcttggcgcaaacaaatctcttctgcaatttgcttttccttagttGTGGTTTtgtagcagctatttgaccagaaaggcctgattcacacacactctcctATGAACGGTTGATGTaaagatgtgtctgctactggaactctgtgtggcatttatctgggctctgatctgaggtgctgttaaccTGCAATTTCTGAGGCTGATGACTTGGAtaaatttatcctcagcagcagaggtgactcttggtcttccttttcTGGGGTGGTCTTTACGTGAGACAGTTTCGTCATAGCtcttgatgggttttttttttttacaaagtctACTTTCAAGGAGAATGTCAAACAGGCAGAAATGTTCAGCTCTGACTCCCTCCTGTTCTCTAGTTTCTACTTTCAATAGAAAAAGTGGAAATGTTTTTCTACTTGATTCTAATCTGCCGCTGAGTCTCTTTCAGACCACAAATACCCATTCAACCaattacatttatttcactttGATCTGCCACAAACAGCAGCGATTTCCACATCCCCTTTATCAGGCTGTGGGACAGTAAGTTTTAATGTCTCAATGGAGTTTAAAGTTCCACAACTCCAATGTGTAGCCGTCAccttagaaataaacagcagcagtgaGAGTGCACTGGGAACTTTACTACGAAGACACAGTTTGGTGTCTTTAACAGTCTCAATGTTTTTCTTCCCTTGTTTTTCAGGAATTTCTCCAAAACGTGTTGATCAGACAGACATTAAATGTTGCTTTATAAACTATTGAGCCAATACATTCATCTTATATGGCTGAAGCATTTTCAACGTATTAGTTTGCAAAAATGATTGCtaaagtttacaaggaatcatttaacagtttaaaacatAAACTGATTAAATTTATGGCTCTGAAAATGAGTTTGAgcgaaagagacagacatgtacagactgaattATGTCTTCAAGAGTCAGAGTGTTCTCTAACAGGAGGTcactctttacactcaactCAGCACAGACTCACTGAGGAACTAGAACAGATCCAAAATCCAGGATAAAGCGTTTCAGTGATTGTGGTTTTGAAGGTGTgaaggtggatcagagtgtcagaggagactctgtagaaggataGAGTACCAGCaagacagtccacatacactgctactctgttagagacagaagaggaggaggaggaggaggaggagatgggtgTTTCTCTCTTATTGTGACAGACAGAATGAGGACCATCATTAGAGCAGCGTAGTCTCCAGGATTGATCATTCTGTCCAAACCTACAGTCATAAGTGTCTCCTTTTCCCCCGATTCCTTTGTAACTCAGTGATATATCAACCCTTCCTCTCCACttgacctcccagtaacagcgaccagtcagaccatttctacacagcaacTGAGGAAGAACATCAAATCtttctggatgatcaggatatgactgaacctcctccacatatatcaccttcctgttgttgtcagataGTTTgaggtttgtgttcactgtgtttgtgtcgattgtgagttgacaggaatctgatggagagaacaaacacaatgtagctgcagttattgatccatcatctgttcattgattgacactttgatgatgactcctgacatcagagatATGAATTAgtgatgtgacagtttgtagatgtttgaatgtgtgctgttttgttttcatgaatcacaataaaaatacactTACACTttctcagacctggtctcaaccatcggactccagcaggctccagcctgaaaggaggagggcatCAGACAAGCACAGTCtctttcagcatgcacacatggacattacatggctctcatgcACGTACTGTtagacactgataaaggaactagagatggaccgatccgatatcacgtatcggtatcggtccgatactgacctaaattactggatcggatatcggcgagaaataaaaaatgtaatctgatccattaaatatcatgaaaacacctcacaaaacttgcaacacagcgtaactcggctcataaccgtagcacgtcggagcagtatgcgccacgtgatagagcggctgcaTGTATTTGGAGCTTCGCTACCAAACCAGTATTTCATCTCTgagaaagttatcccagagagaagtaaagcaagtgtgtaagttcatctctgaatgtttgtaaagcgttcccatatTAAGCTTAACAagcgatatatggagcgactgccccTCTCTtccttcctgctgctacttcaatcatgaaactgcttaatgatcagctgatcggcttttctgtcgcg
It includes:
- the LOC109201199 gene encoding stonustoxin subunit beta-like, giving the protein WLRPGLRKYSCQLTIDTNTVNTNLKLSDNNRKVIYVEEVQSYPDHPERFDVLPQLLCRNGLTGRCYWEVKWRGRVDISLSYKGIGGKGDTYDCRFGQNDQSWRLRCSNDGPHSVCHNKRETPISSSSSSSSSVSNRVAVYVDCLAGTLSFYRVSSDTLIHLHTFKTTITETLYPGFWICSSSSVSLC